One window from the genome of Salisaeta longa DSM 21114 encodes:
- a CDS encoding carbon-nitrogen hydrolase family protein, whose product MDIALVQQYVSESSMETSQQSLRAIKDAAEAGARLVIFPELSFTPYLPQIDPVDREDLVDVLDLAETVPGPTTESMQEAAEEYDVAIVANVFERAGDTGYCTSFIVDHDGSLVGASRMMHVPQYSDAYARDYYAPGDSGTPVFETSVGTVGLATSYDFHFPEYMRGLAEHGAEIVAVPQSRAGKRWARGVPAAEVKTAAFQQGYFVAGANRLGREDRLFFDGGSVVADPLGRVVAKAPQGEAIILMASLDKELLQDAPAKRFFLPDRKTEAYEQGAVRSTASVDVSV is encoded by the coding sequence ATGGACATTGCACTGGTACAGCAGTACGTTTCAGAAAGCTCAATGGAGACGTCGCAACAGAGCCTGCGCGCCATTAAAGATGCGGCCGAGGCCGGCGCCCGCCTTGTCATCTTCCCGGAGTTGTCCTTCACGCCCTATCTTCCACAGATCGATCCCGTGGACCGCGAAGACCTCGTGGACGTGCTCGACCTAGCCGAGACCGTACCCGGCCCCACGACCGAGTCGATGCAGGAGGCAGCCGAGGAGTACGATGTTGCCATTGTAGCGAATGTTTTTGAGCGGGCCGGCGATACGGGCTACTGCACCTCGTTCATCGTAGACCACGACGGCTCGTTGGTCGGCGCCTCGCGGATGATGCACGTGCCCCAGTACAGCGATGCCTACGCCCGCGATTACTACGCGCCCGGCGACAGCGGCACGCCCGTGTTTGAAACGTCGGTGGGCACGGTCGGGCTTGCAACGTCGTACGACTTCCACTTTCCGGAATACATGCGGGGGCTTGCCGAACATGGGGCCGAAATCGTGGCCGTACCGCAGTCGCGCGCGGGCAAGCGGTGGGCCCGCGGCGTACCCGCAGCCGAAGTAAAAACGGCCGCATTCCAGCAGGGATATTTTGTTGCCGGCGCCAACCGGTTGGGCCGCGAAGACCGCCTGTTCTTTGACGGCGGCTCGGTGGTGGCCGACCCGCTGGGCCGGGTCGTGGCCAAGGCCCCGCAGGGCGAAGCCATCATCCTCATGGCTTCCCTCGACAAAGAGCTGCTGCAGGATGCGCCGGCCAAGCGCTTCTTCCTGCCCGACCGCAAAACGGAAGCCTACGAGCAAGGCGCTGTTCGCTCGACGGCATCGGTTGATGTGTCCGTCTAA
- a CDS encoding SPOR domain-containing protein, whose amino-acid sequence MTLSRVFVAGGLALLLAGCATPRNTAPSAGAPAPPAERPGRPVERVYLVQLDQVDAKARADSVVAATFAWWRTLRPRPEALASYDDPPVRIVWKPPFYRVRLGPFITEQRARAALQTAQSAFPNAFVVPHRVAP is encoded by the coding sequence ATGACGCTGTCTCGTGTTTTTGTTGCCGGCGGGCTCGCCCTGCTTCTTGCCGGGTGCGCAACCCCGCGCAATACGGCGCCGTCGGCCGGTGCCCCCGCGCCGCCGGCCGAACGCCCGGGACGCCCCGTGGAGCGGGTGTACCTGGTGCAGCTCGATCAGGTCGATGCCAAAGCGCGGGCCGACTCTGTGGTGGCTGCTACCTTTGCGTGGTGGCGCACCCTGCGCCCGCGCCCCGAAGCCCTTGCCTCCTACGATGACCCGCCCGTGCGGATTGTGTGGAAGCCTCCCTTTTATCGCGTGCGCCTCGGGCCGTTCATCACGGAGCAGCGGGCACGCGCCGCCCTCCAAACCGCACAGTCGGCGTTCCCCAACGCGTTTGTCGTTCCGCATCGCGTGGCCCCCTAA
- a CDS encoding class I SAM-dependent methyltransferase codes for MPDRPSSTPDFWDARYRAQAAPFGTQPAAIVRQQAHRIAPGSAVVGLGAGDARSLVALAHAKECTCTAVDFSRAALDRAAAAAAAADTALETIHADLRTWSPPRRWDVALATFVQLLPHERPALYAALRNSVRPGGWMLGAWFRPAHLEGSFDRVGPTRPDRMVPPAELRAAFAADRVVQCEPIDGPLDEGGFLAGRAATVHLAVQRSGD; via the coding sequence ATGCCTGACCGCCCAAGCAGTACACCCGATTTCTGGGATGCACGGTATCGTGCGCAGGCCGCACCGTTTGGCACGCAGCCCGCGGCTATCGTGCGGCAGCAGGCCCACCGCATCGCGCCCGGCAGCGCCGTCGTGGGCCTTGGCGCGGGCGACGCGCGCTCGCTGGTTGCCCTGGCCCACGCGAAGGAATGCACCTGCACGGCGGTCGATTTCTCGCGGGCCGCGCTCGATCGTGCCGCCGCGGCTGCCGCGGCAGCTGATACCGCGCTCGAAACGATACACGCCGACCTGCGCACGTGGTCGCCGCCGCGGCGCTGGGACGTCGCCCTTGCCACCTTCGTGCAATTGCTTCCGCACGAGCGCCCGGCGCTGTACGCTGCGCTACGCAACAGTGTGCGCCCCGGCGGGTGGATGCTGGGCGCTTGGTTTCGGCCGGCACACCTTGAAGGATCCTTCGACCGGGTCGGGCCTACCCGCCCCGATCGGATGGTGCCGCCCGCCGAGCTGCGCGCGGCCTTTGCTGCCGACCGGGTGGTGCAATGCGAACCCATCGACGGGCCGCTAGACGAGGGCGGCTTCCTTGCGGGCCGCGCCGCTACCGTGCATCTTGCCGTTCAGCGCAGCGGCGATTAA
- a CDS encoding M3 family oligoendopeptidase, with protein MEQTATGAEHVRWDLSDLHASPDTLDDTLATLAEEAAAFAERYHGQIAALDAPALAEALATVADLQDRIGRAYAYAYLHWSTDTNDPARGALLQKTRERYTQIHKQLLFVNVEWAAIDEAVAHERLQHDALAPYRHYLALEQAHKAHILSEPEEKILSEMQVTGRSAWARFFDETVGALRFSMDGETLTQQEILSKLYTADRDVRRRAAAAFTEGLTEELRTFTFVFNTVLADKAATDRLRGYDHWMQSRNEANEVDDATVDALITAVTERYDLVGRFYRLKRRLLDLDTLYDYDRYAPVAAADTRYDWSDAQDVVLRAYADFHPDMADVARRFFAEDWIDAAVGEGKRSGAFSHGTVPSAHPYVLMNYTGRPRDVQTLAHELGHGVHQFLSREQTIFHHGTPLTTAETASVFGEMLVFQRLLAQEEDPGNRLALLVSKIDDTLATVFRQVAMNRFEARIHTARRTEGELSTDALDAAWLETQTAMFDGAVTLTDDYRHWWSYIPHFIHTPGYVYAYAFGELLVLALYERYRHAGDAFADRYLDVLRAGGSDWPHRLMAPLGVDLTAVDFWQRGLTAIEDLIGRAEALADRDASPTDAAPHA; from the coding sequence ATGGAACAGACCGCCACGGGGGCCGAGCACGTTCGCTGGGACCTCTCCGACCTGCACGCTTCGCCGGATACGCTCGACGATACGCTGGCCACGCTGGCCGAAGAGGCGGCGGCGTTTGCCGAGCGCTACCACGGACAAATCGCCGCCCTCGATGCGCCCGCCCTCGCCGAAGCGCTGGCGACGGTGGCCGACCTGCAAGATCGCATCGGCCGTGCGTACGCCTATGCCTACCTGCACTGGTCGACCGACACCAACGACCCCGCCCGCGGCGCGCTCCTCCAAAAGACGCGCGAGCGCTACACCCAAATCCACAAGCAACTGCTGTTTGTGAACGTGGAGTGGGCCGCGATTGACGAGGCCGTAGCCCACGAGCGCCTGCAGCATGACGCCCTGGCGCCCTACCGGCACTACCTGGCGCTGGAGCAAGCCCACAAGGCCCACATCCTGAGCGAGCCCGAGGAAAAGATTCTGTCGGAGATGCAGGTGACGGGCCGCAGCGCCTGGGCGCGCTTCTTCGATGAGACCGTTGGCGCGCTGCGCTTTTCGATGGACGGGGAAACGCTCACGCAGCAGGAGATCCTCTCGAAGCTCTACACCGCCGATCGGGACGTGCGCCGCCGCGCTGCTGCGGCGTTTACCGAGGGCCTTACCGAGGAGCTGCGCACCTTTACGTTCGTCTTTAACACGGTGCTTGCAGACAAAGCGGCCACCGATCGGTTGCGCGGATACGACCACTGGATGCAAAGCCGCAACGAAGCCAACGAGGTGGACGATGCCACGGTCGATGCGCTCATTACGGCGGTTACCGAGCGCTACGACCTCGTGGGGCGATTCTACCGCCTCAAGCGCCGCCTGCTCGACCTCGACACGCTCTACGACTACGACCGCTACGCCCCGGTGGCCGCGGCCGACACGCGCTACGACTGGTCCGATGCGCAAGACGTGGTGCTGCGCGCCTACGCCGACTTTCACCCCGACATGGCCGATGTGGCCCGCCGCTTCTTTGCCGAAGACTGGATCGATGCCGCCGTGGGCGAAGGGAAGCGGAGCGGGGCCTTTAGCCATGGCACGGTGCCGAGTGCGCATCCGTACGTGCTGATGAACTATACCGGCCGCCCGCGCGACGTACAGACGCTGGCGCACGAGCTGGGGCACGGCGTGCATCAATTCCTCTCGCGCGAGCAAACGATCTTTCACCACGGCACGCCGCTCACCACCGCCGAAACGGCCTCCGTGTTTGGCGAAATGCTCGTCTTTCAGCGCCTGCTGGCCCAGGAAGAAGATCCCGGCAACCGGCTGGCCCTGCTCGTGAGCAAGATCGACGACACGCTGGCCACGGTCTTCCGGCAAGTGGCCATGAACCGCTTCGAGGCCCGCATACACACCGCGCGGCGCACCGAGGGCGAGCTGTCGACCGACGCGCTCGATGCGGCCTGGCTGGAAACGCAAACGGCCATGTTTGACGGCGCCGTAACCCTAACGGATGATTACCGGCACTGGTGGAGCTACATCCCGCACTTCATTCACACCCCCGGCTACGTGTACGCCTACGCGTTTGGCGAGCTGCTCGTGCTGGCGCTGTACGAACGCTACCGGCACGCCGGCGATGCCTTTGCCGACCGGTACCTGGACGTGCTGCGGGCCGGCGGCTCCGACTGGCCCCACCGGCTGATGGCGCCGCTGGGCGTCGACCTTACCGCTGTCGACTTCTGGCAGCGGGGCCTCACGGCCATCGAGGACCTGATTGGCCGCGCGGAGGCCCTGGCCGACCGTGATGCGTCCCCGACCGATGCCGCGCCCCATGCCTGA
- a CDS encoding AI-2E family transporter — translation MPDEPLPRTVPPPQHRAVSPRGQQPAPQHPRAPKGSGDGFTIERVLRWALAIGVLAAAGWLLWYFAALVTYLVVGGIIAYLLRPVVDRIQALGLRRTPAILLSFVAIGGVIAILANSLIPFVAGQVRELSQLISIDAIANAAAYTENWLQRVSPIHLEDGVVVRNVRQALSNLVQGDLIEGNQVAQTVSSVVALLTNIVYAAIIIPFITFFLLKDGAQIRQYMLGMIPNRYFEITLAILDKVEENIGRYFRALFLQATLIAILASSFLAIIGLQNPVAIGIFTGLANTIPYFGPFMGFVGGTIVGIAQTGNFALVPGVAVAMLLTQLADNVLLQPIIFSRAAQAHPLVILFVVLIGAQLAGIVGMLVAIPLATTVRVVVQQVLWSVRNYRVLS, via the coding sequence ATGCCCGATGAACCGCTGCCTCGTACCGTACCGCCGCCGCAGCACCGCGCCGTATCGCCGCGTGGGCAGCAGCCTGCCCCACAACATCCGCGCGCGCCGAAGGGGTCGGGGGACGGATTCACCATTGAGCGTGTGCTTCGCTGGGCGCTGGCGATCGGTGTGCTGGCGGCCGCGGGCTGGCTCCTCTGGTATTTTGCCGCCCTCGTAACCTATTTGGTGGTAGGCGGCATCATTGCTTACTTGCTGCGCCCGGTGGTCGACCGGATTCAAGCGCTGGGCCTCCGCCGCACACCGGCCATCTTGCTGTCGTTTGTTGCCATTGGCGGTGTCATCGCCATCCTGGCCAACTCACTCATTCCATTTGTGGCCGGACAGGTCCGCGAGCTGTCGCAGCTCATCTCCATCGATGCCATTGCCAATGCCGCGGCATACACCGAGAACTGGCTCCAGCGTGTCTCGCCAATCCACCTGGAGGATGGGGTGGTGGTGCGCAATGTGCGCCAGGCGCTTTCCAACCTCGTGCAGGGCGACCTCATCGAGGGCAATCAGGTGGCGCAGACGGTGAGTTCGGTGGTGGCGCTCCTCACCAACATTGTGTACGCCGCTATCATCATTCCCTTCATCACCTTCTTTTTGCTGAAGGACGGCGCACAAATCCGGCAGTACATGCTGGGCATGATTCCGAATCGTTACTTTGAGATCACCCTGGCGATTTTGGACAAGGTGGAGGAGAACATTGGGCGCTACTTCCGCGCGCTGTTCCTGCAAGCCACGCTCATCGCCATCCTGGCATCTTCGTTCCTCGCTATCATTGGTCTGCAAAACCCGGTGGCCATTGGCATCTTTACGGGATTGGCCAACACCATCCCGTACTTTGGGCCGTTCATGGGCTTTGTGGGCGGCACCATTGTGGGCATTGCCCAAACCGGCAACTTTGCGTTGGTGCCGGGCGTGGCCGTGGCCATGCTGCTTACGCAACTGGCGGACAACGTGCTGCTGCAGCCCATCATCTTCTCGCGGGCCGCGCAGGCGCACCCGCTGGTCATTTTGTTTGTCGTGCTCATCGGGGCGCAGCTCGCCGGCATCGTGGGCATGCTCGTTGCCATTCCGCTGGCCACTACCGTGCGCGTGGTGGTGCAGCAGGTGCTGTGGAGCGTGCGCAACTACCGCGTCCTCTCGTAG